One window of Ailuropoda melanoleuca isolate Jingjing chromosome 3, ASM200744v2, whole genome shotgun sequence genomic DNA carries:
- the LOC117801570 gene encoding uncharacterized protein LOC117801570 isoform X3 produces MPSLGRVRRRDGQTPEEGRMKPGDAKPTGAREARDRSEKAGWEGGGSCDELAGTGGLGRRLGQTRPRASTSSLQPAAAGRSAGRVARTAGLRCGPPAPTASPWAAPGVPRVPSPGARRNPQQWTQEPAAAEPRATGSEKRRPEPANEPEVQAVPFLVLCLERAGFWEQFLSEPAGISRLPASPAPSLRNMKQKENPGNSLPCLSRELIECHDIRREESGL; encoded by the exons ATGCCTTCACtagggagggtgaggaggagggatgGACAAACCCcagaggagggaagaatgaagccaGGGGACGCAAAACCCACTGGGGCTCGGGAAGCCCGCGACAGAAGCGAGAAGGCCGGATGGGAGGGCGGAGGCTCCTGCGACGAGCTGGCCGGAACCGGAGGCCTGGGCCGCAGATTGGGGCAGACGCGGCCCAGGGCGTCCACAAGCAGCCTCCAGCCCGCCGCGGCCGGCCGCAGTGCAGGCCGCGTAGCGCGAACAGCAGGGCTGCGCTGCGGTCCCCCGGCCCCAACGGCCTCTCCATGGGCAGCGCCCGGGGTGCCCCGCGTCCCCTCACCTGGAGCGCGGCGGAACCCGCAACAGTGGACGCAAGAACCGGCCGCAGCGGAACCGAGGGCGACCGGAAGTGAAAAACGGAGACCGGAACCGGCTAACGAACCGGAAGTTCAG GCTGTGCCTTTCCTGGTCCTTTGTCTAGAGAGAGCAGGCTTTTGGGAGCAGTTTTTGTCTGAGCCTGCTGGCATTTCTAGGTTGCCTGCATCTCCAGCACCCAGTCTGAGGAAtatgaagcaaaaggaaaaccCAGGGAACTCACTGCCATGTCTTTCAAG GGAGCTTATTGAGTGCCATGACATTAGGAGAGAGGAATCTGGTCTCTGA
- the LOC117801570 gene encoding uncharacterized protein LOC117801570 isoform X2 — MPSLGRVRRRDGQTPEEGRMKPGDAKPTGAREARDRSEKAGWEGGGSCDELAGTGGLGRRLGQTRPRASTSSLQPAAAGRSAGRVARTAGLRCGPPAPTASPWAAPGVPRVPSPGARRNPQQWTQEPAAAEPRATGSEKRRPEPANEPEVQAVPFLVLCLERAGFWEQFLSEPAGISRLPASPAPSLRNMKQKENPGNSLPCLSRVDHSSCLLLGVPLRVWKSPASFPYSFLPFRELIECHDIRREESGL, encoded by the exons ATGCCTTCACtagggagggtgaggaggagggatgGACAAACCCcagaggagggaagaatgaagccaGGGGACGCAAAACCCACTGGGGCTCGGGAAGCCCGCGACAGAAGCGAGAAGGCCGGATGGGAGGGCGGAGGCTCCTGCGACGAGCTGGCCGGAACCGGAGGCCTGGGCCGCAGATTGGGGCAGACGCGGCCCAGGGCGTCCACAAGCAGCCTCCAGCCCGCCGCGGCCGGCCGCAGTGCAGGCCGCGTAGCGCGAACAGCAGGGCTGCGCTGCGGTCCCCCGGCCCCAACGGCCTCTCCATGGGCAGCGCCCGGGGTGCCCCGCGTCCCCTCACCTGGAGCGCGGCGGAACCCGCAACAGTGGACGCAAGAACCGGCCGCAGCGGAACCGAGGGCGACCGGAAGTGAAAAACGGAGACCGGAACCGGCTAACGAACCGGAAGTTCAG GCTGTGCCTTTCCTGGTCCTTTGTCTAGAGAGAGCAGGCTTTTGGGAGCAGTTTTTGTCTGAGCCTGCTGGCATTTCTAGGTTGCCTGCATCTCCAGCACCCAGTCTGAGGAAtatgaagcaaaaggaaaaccCAGGGAACTCACTGCCATGTCTTTCAAG GGTGGACCATTCTAGTTGCCTTCTCCTTGGTGTGCCGCTGAGAGTTTGGAAGTCTCCAGCCtcctttccttattcttttctgcCTTTCAG GGAGCTTATTGAGTGCCATGACATTAGGAGAGAGGAATCTGGTCTCTGA
- the LOC117801570 gene encoding uncharacterized protein LOC117801570 isoform X1 produces the protein MPSLGRVRRRDGQTPEEGRMKPGDAKPTGAREARDRSEKAGWEGGGSCDELAGTGGLGRRLGQTRPRASTSSLQPAAAGRSAGRVARTAGLRCGPPAPTASPWAAPGVPRVPSPGARRNPQQWTQEPAAAEPRATGSEKRRPEPANEPEVQAVPFLVLCLERAGFWEQFLSEPAGISRLPASPAPSLRNMKQKENPGNSLPCLSRQCTPFLSTPRVDHSSCLLLGVPLRVWKSPASFPYSFLPFRELIECHDIRREESGL, from the exons ATGCCTTCACtagggagggtgaggaggagggatgGACAAACCCcagaggagggaagaatgaagccaGGGGACGCAAAACCCACTGGGGCTCGGGAAGCCCGCGACAGAAGCGAGAAGGCCGGATGGGAGGGCGGAGGCTCCTGCGACGAGCTGGCCGGAACCGGAGGCCTGGGCCGCAGATTGGGGCAGACGCGGCCCAGGGCGTCCACAAGCAGCCTCCAGCCCGCCGCGGCCGGCCGCAGTGCAGGCCGCGTAGCGCGAACAGCAGGGCTGCGCTGCGGTCCCCCGGCCCCAACGGCCTCTCCATGGGCAGCGCCCGGGGTGCCCCGCGTCCCCTCACCTGGAGCGCGGCGGAACCCGCAACAGTGGACGCAAGAACCGGCCGCAGCGGAACCGAGGGCGACCGGAAGTGAAAAACGGAGACCGGAACCGGCTAACGAACCGGAAGTTCAG GCTGTGCCTTTCCTGGTCCTTTGTCTAGAGAGAGCAGGCTTTTGGGAGCAGTTTTTGTCTGAGCCTGCTGGCATTTCTAGGTTGCCTGCATCTCCAGCACCCAGTCTGAGGAAtatgaagcaaaaggaaaaccCAGGGAACTCACTGCCATGTCTTTCAAG ACAATGCACCCCCTTTTTGTCTACACCCAGGGTGGACCATTCTAGTTGCCTTCTCCTTGGTGTGCCGCTGAGAGTTTGGAAGTCTCCAGCCtcctttccttattcttttctgcCTTTCAG GGAGCTTATTGAGTGCCATGACATTAGGAGAGAGGAATCTGGTCTCTGA